The following are from one region of the Sciurus carolinensis chromosome 5, mSciCar1.2, whole genome shotgun sequence genome:
- the Vps26a gene encoding vacuolar protein sorting-associated protein 26A isoform X3 yields MQVEKPYESYIGANVRLRYFLKVTIVRRLTDLVKEYDLIVHQLATYPDVNNSIKMEVGIEDCLHIEFEYNKSKYHLKDVIVGKIYFLLVRIKIQHMELQLIKKEITGIGPSTTTETETIAKYEIMDGAPVKGESIPIRLFLAGYDPTPTMRDVNKKFSVRYFLNLVLVDEEDRRYFKQQEIILWRKAPEKLRKQRTNFHQRFESPESQASAEQPEM; encoded by the exons ATGCAAGTTGAAAAGCCATATGAATCTTACATCGGTGCCAATGTCCGCTTAAG GTATTTTCTTAAGGTGACGATAGTGAGAAGACTGACAGACTTGGTGAAAGAGTATGATCTCATTGTTCACCAGCTTGCCACCTATCCTGATGTTAACAACTCTATTAAGATGGAAGTGGGCATTGAAGATTGTCTGCATATAGAGTTTGAATACAATAAGTCAAA GTATCATTTAAAGGATGTGATTGTTGGGAAAATTTACTTCTTATTggtaagaataaaaatacaacacaTGGAGTTACAGCTGATTAAAAAAGAGATCACGGGAATTG GACCCAGTACtacaacagaaacagaaacaatcGCCAAATATGAAATAATGGATGGTGCACCAGTAAAAG GTGAATCCATTCCAATAAGACTATTTTTAGCAGGCTATGATCCAACACCAACAATGAGAGATGTGAACAAAAAATTTTCAGTAAGGTACTTCTTGAATCTAGTGCTTGTTGATGAGGAAGACAGAAGGTACTTCAAACAGCAG GAAATCATCTTGTGGAGAAAAGCCCCTGAAAAACTGAGGAAACAAAGAACGAACTTTCACCAGCGATTTGAGTCTCCAGAATCGCAAGCATCTGCTGAACAGCCTGAAATGTGA